From the genome of Maniola jurtina chromosome 26, ilManJurt1.1, whole genome shotgun sequence:
cattatatcAGCATCGGTAGTCCGTGCAGAGTACGGACCTGTTACATCCAAAATATATCCATCCGCGCACACGATCATGAATGGTTTTATTAAGTTTCTGAACTTATGAAGGCTGTAACTGCGGCGTTGAAATAAAAAGTTAGAACTTTTTTCTATGTATATGTAGGTTCCATCGAATGTAACTATTGCTTTTGGTGACTCTTCGTTACCAAACAAAACATTTGGTAAAACCCGGTTGCGGGCTATTACTTCGTCCCTGGTTATATGGTCTAAACCTAGGTGCAATGGAACAAAGTCAGTAATGAGACACTGCCTGactttatgtatttttcttcCAATAGTTCGCTCGGTTATATTAAAAAGTGAAGCGATTCTATTATTCGGCTCCCCTGATCGAATTTTGCACAAGTAGATAGCCAAATCATTTCGTGGAGTACTTGAGGACCGATTAAGGCTTGGTATTTGACTCAGCAAATCGTTGAACGTGGCTCTGTTTCTTCCAGTCCAAAAGCTTAACTCGTCGTCAGAAACGTCATCTACATTGAACTGTGACCTTTGTTCCAAAGCTTGTGTATACATGTTGATGATGTCGCCAACACTCTCCGCATTCAAGTCGGTCATTTGATTTGTTATATTTTCCGGTATCTCTTCTATCGCCATGTGTAGTAAATGCCGTTGGCAAATGCGGGCAAGATTTGGTACGTAAAAGTGATAATAGCTAAGGAGTTGTACCTTCACCGAATTAGGCACTTGAAGCAGAGAACTGTTGTTGCAGTTGTCAATTAAACATCGCCGAGCCGTATTAGGTGCACGTCGAACGCCTTGTACATTTACAACAGCAGCTGGTAGGACAGGAGCTGCTGGGACTTGTCGCTCTTGATTAATTGCAGCGTCGATTCTATGCCGACACGAGTGGCAAATCGACCGAGTCCCATCAAAAGTTATCtgtcacaaaatataaatacacaacattaatataaatacacaacGACTTAATCCcatcatataggtaggtatggtgaaaTCAAACTAAATCTAATTGAGACTGCCAGAGCGCCGATTACCTGCGTCCTGCATGGACCGGTTTCGATAAGCGCTGGCAGATCGGCGCCGCGCCGATAACCAGTTTTCTACGAGTGTACGGACTGTATAATGAGTGATGTAGTCTATTTACCCTAACTAACAAAGGTATCTAACTATCAACACTTGACTTTACATTTTTGACACGCTTTTGTATTGGGAAAGGCTTTaattacaaatataaaaatgatacaTACCTCACCACCAACGATGCGTAATAGTTGCTCTACGAAATCTCTTCGTGTTTCCAGTAATCGTTCATTGAGAACGTATGGACGACGACGGCGAAGTGTACGTTCACACGCAGcacaattattaatattgtcAGCCATATCAACGAACCACTCACAATACAAAAATCAAGTCCAGTAAAGAGAAAGCCAAAAAACGTCGAAAAAATGTAGCCTTGAATACAAAAACGCACAGATCTCAACACAGAAAGCGAAGAACTGCGCCTGCATCTGCGCTGCGTCGGTGCACCCCGCGGCCCACCCCTACCCTACCCCCTCCGCTCCGCCACTGTGTTTTAATGAAAGAGAGAGACAGCATGATTGGTTTCTGTCACCGCCAGGCTACCTGAGCCGTTATGATAGCATGTAGACAGGAAGTATGTGACCGTTTTTGTAcatttaacttaatattatgcaataaatcatcaaatgccacgattttaattaattatataagttAACTGTATCTAGATACATCCTATAGCTATTGTAttgtcatttaattaaataaatatgcgaattttatagataatatagacattttgtatttttttgtgtgtCGCCTGAACAAAAACATACGGCAATATTTTTTGGTGTTAGCCATTgatttagaatataaaatatatgtaatttaacaatacacaatataccaaaaaaaatgagatatgtCTCGTTTCTGTCGGGCCTGGGTCACAGATGACCGTTCTCCTTTGGTTTAACACTTTTGGAACTTTTAAAATGTTAGTTCATCAAATTTATTAGTTAAGTAAGTAAGATTgagtaggtaaggtaggtatcCTTCCTCATCGTAAATCACTAATTTATGACAACATCAACTTCACGATTACGGAGATGTTGTTCGATATGTCCGCCTTGTAGCTCTAGGCATTTGCCACACCGTTTAATAATATTTGCACGGACGCGTCGTAAAACTGATGTATCggactttaatttattaaatgctgcGACTATTCTCAAACGCATTTCGGCCTCGGTGTcgcaggtttttttaaaaacggACTGTTTCACAGTACCCCAGAGAAAAAAATCTAACGGTGTGAGATCAGGTGACCTCGCAGGCCAATTGACTGGTCCACCCCGGCCGATCCACCTTTCGCCGTATTCTGCATTCAAATATTCTCTCACAGGGCGCGAGAGTGCGGTGGTGCGCCGTCATGTTGAAACCATAAACGGCGCACGAGATTGAGATTTAGTTCGTCAAGTTCCTCGCTCAACTCTTCTCGCAGGAAGCGAAGGTAGTTCCCACCGTTCATTGTTTGGGTTAGGAAACAAGGTCCAATTATTTTGTCCCCTATTATTCCCGCCCAAACATTAATCCTCCATCGGTGTTGAAAGTGGCTGGGTTTAGTGGCATGCGGATTAATGACTGACCATACGTGTTCATTGTGAGAGTTAAATACACCTGTTCTAACAAATGAGCACTCATCAGTAAACAGAACATGGCTCAAGAACTCTCTATCCTCTTCAACCTTGTCTAGTACCCATCTGCTGTACACCATTCTAGGCTCATAGTCCGTGGGAAGTAGAGACTGAACTCGACGATAGTGAAACGGGTGCTGGCCATCATCTTTGAGGATCCTCCAAACACGCATGTGGTTCACACCTAATTCGCGTCCCACCGAGCGTGTGCTTCGCGTTGGATCTTCCCCAAACATGTCCAGGATTTGCTCCTCAATGTCACCGTCGTGAATTCTCGGCCTTCCTGCGTCAGCACGATGTTGATCACGGCCATGTACACTGCCAGTGTTGTACATACGTATGTGCAGTCGTTGGAATGCCATCGTCGATGGTAGGGTTACGTTCCTTGGTATTGCGAAAAGCTCTTCATAAAGTCGACGCGCCTCCGCATAATTACAGTTGCATCTTCCGAGACACATCAACATATTAAAATACTCTACATTTGAATAAGAAATTTTACGTAAGTAATTTCGCAACGCAATGCGCGCGTACGTCGCGTTCGGTCATAGGTAAGCTGCGCGAGCGACTGGAGTCGATCGCCTGAGCAGCGGGAGGGCGGCTCTAGCTCCGGCAAGGCGGCGCGCGCCATATTATGACGTATCAAAGGATGCCGCCGCGCCCGCGACGGCGCGGCGGCATCCTTTGCTACGTCATACGGCACGCTCCGATGTCGTGGTAAATTCAGGtgttagaaacatttttttaaagtgtccATTTTACTAGATATTTTAACTATGAACAATAACTGACCActacttgatattttttaaatattattttcattagtgGTACGGCTTTATGATTATGTATACGTACCTACATGGAACAACAGGGTTTTTGATACATATTGTATAATAAGCCGGCGTGCCACACCTTGTCGAAAGCTTTGGCTACGTCGAAGAAGAGGGCTCCCGTAGGGACACCATTCACGCTGAAACGATTGAAGTTGTGAAGGATGTGCTCCGTGAGGCGGTGCACTTGGTGGACGCACGAGTGTCTGGATCGGAATCCGAATTGCTCGTCGTTTAGGAGGTTTTTCTCCTCTACCACGGACTTAAGTCGGCTGAGTATGACTTTCTCATACACTTTGCCAAGGGTGTTGAGTAAGCTGATGGGTCGGTAACTTGTAGGGAGGTTCCTAGGTTTACCTGGCTTGGGGATACCTATGACGGTAGCTTCTTTCCACCTATCGGGGAAGGAGCAACCCGCCATGAGGGTGTTAAAAATGACAACCAGGAGGTTGATTAGTATATCGGGGAGTAGCTTAAGGGTTTTGTTATTAATAGAATCGGGACCTGGAGCTTTTTTGGCGTGTAATTCCTTGATAATTTGACGAACTTCGTCGCTAGTCGTCGGGGGGATGGGGTCGCCTTCTGGGGCGGAAGAGAAGATAGTTTCTAGTTTGTTTTCAACTAGTTCTATGTGGGCTTTGTCTATAGAGATGGTGCTCGGGGAGCATTGGGATTCTAGGCTGTCGGCCAAGCATTCGGCCTTATCGACATCTTCAAAAGCGGGAGGTTGGTTGGGACGTAAAAGTGGAGGAGTGGCCGAGACAGGGTCGGCTTTGAGAGCTCTCGCCAGGCTGTAGTAGGCTACATGCGATGGCGTTAGTTCACTCAGCCTCCTGTCCCATTGTTCGTCGCGGAGTTCGGCAAGGCGAGCCTTAACCTCCCTCTGGGCTTTCCAGAGTTCTCTCCGGTTGTCGGCGTTTGGACATGCGTCATGGGCTCTACGTCTAGCGTTTTTGATTGTGATAAGCTCTCTAGCGTCGTCCGGCAGCTGTCGACGGGTGAAACCGTTCGGCATCTGTCGGGAGCAGGCGCTGAGAGCATCGCGGATGTGGTTGGTAAGGTGCAGTGAGGCTGCATGCGCTTCATCTAAGTTATCTATGGTGTCAGGAATTTGGGATATGTGCACTGAGTCTATAGAATTAAGTTGCTCGGCGAGCTTCTTGAAATCAATGACTGTTTTTGTCGGGGGGGCCGCGGTGGGCGGGGGTCCTAGCCGCATTAGGACGGGACGGTGGTCTGAACATAGCTCGGATAGAACCTCTAAGGGACTCACCTGAAGGGCGATGTTCTTCAGAAGGGCTATATCGAGTATGTCCGGTCTGTCTGTTGTAATGTCGGTCATTGGGTAACGAGTCGGTGTGTCAGGGGCTATAACAATAAAGTTAAGATCGGGCCTATGAGTCAGTCTTTCGAGTTGTCGTCCTCTTGTGTTCGGGGAGCGGCAATTCCAACTTTGATGTTTGGCATTAAAGTCTCCAGCCAAGATGACGGAGTCTCCTAATGAGAGGAGTGCACGGATGTCGCTTTCTAGAAGGTCTTTCAAAGGAGAGAGATAGATTGATGCTAGTATGATCGACGGATGGCCGGTCATACTCACCTGACATATAGAAGCTTCCATATTGGTTAGTTGTGGAGGATCGAGAGGAGTGCAATGAAGGGCCCTTCTGTAGTATATGGCAGTGCCACCCTTAGCAGTGGCCCTGTCATTTCTAATTAGGTTAAAATTGGCTATTTTAGGGTTATTTCTGCTAGGTTTCAAGAAGGTCTCTTGAACTAGGAGGATGTCGGTTTGGTGTGCACATACAAAGTCGCGGACTTCGTCCATTTGGTCGATAAGTCCGTTTGCGTTGTAAAACGCGATAGATAGGGAGTGGGGTTTTAATCTACCTGTGGTCGTACTACCCATTAACGGTTGAGTTAAGGTTATTTATAGAGAGAAGACCCAGATGTTGGGTGAGTGCTGAGACGGGATCTTTCTTGAAGGTCCGGGACAAACTTTCATCTCCACTATGCCAATAGTGACGAGGACAGTTTGGATTAATCTGAGATTATCCGCAGCGTTAATTACTGCGGACGTCTGGAGAGATTGCTCTGTTTGGGTTTGGGGCTTAGGCGAAGGCGTGGGAGCCATGGCCGGGGCTGACTGGGCAGGCTTGGCCGAGGGTGCCTGGGTGGGCTTGGGCGCAGGGGGATTAGCCCTGGGAACCCTCCAACcacccatggccccaccaacctctcggttatatgggccgaatcgCGGGAGAGCCCCCCGGTACTTGCTCTGGGCGTGTTTCCCAGGGGCGcattcttgactccctacaaattatttatcttCTCCTTGTCCCTTTTGTCTTTCTCCCCTTTCTGGGGCAGACGAACACAATACACAGATCCCCGCGTGCCGCGCGGTCCGGATCCGTTCCTCTCCTTGCGCAGGTCCCTGATCACGGCTCCGAGCTGTTCCGCCTCTTGTGCCAGTGGTGCGCGAACTCCCGTAGCTTGCCGAAGTTTCCCGCCGTAGCAACGAGGTCCTGGTAGTAGACCGGACCCTCCTCCTCACGAACGATCCCGTCCAGCAGGGCGCACCGGAGGTCCTCGTATACCGCACACTCCCACAAGACATGGTGAAGGTCCTCCTCCGCCCTGGGAAGTGGTTTGTCCCACGCATTTGTGGCCGGGGCCGGTGCGGGAACGAATTTTGGGGGCTGCGGCGGGTTTGCGGCCGGCCGGTTTGACCCTTAGCTTTGGCTTTTTGGGAACGTCGGTACGAGCCAGTTTGTACATACCTGTGTCCACCTCCACTCTGTGCGCTGGCGCTTGAGTGCTGCTGGCGCAGCTTCGGGAATTGGAGTAAGCGCTCCGAGGCGGACTGCCTGCTCCAGCTCCTCCTCAGTAGGTGTGGCGCCTCCGTCTTTCTCCAGTTGGCGACGGCGATCGTTGAGGCTCATCACCAGCGTCCTTTGCAGATTCGCCGACATTGCACCCGACTGGATGAGCCGGTGCGCGATGATGAAATCGGTTTCGAGTTCCGATTTCGGGGATCTGGCTGGCTTCGCGGTGAGATGCGTGCCGGAGTGTGCCAAGCTGGGCGTGGAAGGGCAAGAGCTTGCCGCTGGCGTAGCAGTGATGTGGTGCGTG
Proteins encoded in this window:
- the LOC123878604 gene encoding uncharacterized protein LOC123878604, which translates into the protein MADNINNCAACERTLRRRRPYVLNERLLETRRDFVEQLLRIVGGEITFDGTRSICHSCRHRIDAAINQERQVPAAPVLPAAVVNVQGVRRAPNTARRCLIDNCNNSSLLQVPNSVKVQLLSYYHFYVPNLARICQRHLLHMAIEEIPENITNQMTDLNAESVGDIINMYTQALEQRSQFNVDDVSDDELSFWTGRNRATFNDLLSQIPSLNRSSSTPRNDLAIYLCKIRSGEPNNRIASLFNITERTIGRKIHKVRQCLITDFVPLHLGLDHITRDEVIARNRVLPNVLFGNEESPKAIVTFDGTYIYIEKSSNFLFQRRSYSLHKFRNLIKPFMIVCADGYILDVTGPYSARTTDADIMKMILQNHDGPIEDGPFHFFFHEGDSFILDRGFRDSIPLIETYGYVAHMPPTKQPQDTQLSTEQANKSRLITMVRWVVETINGRFKRDFKIFKNRVFNKHVPHIFEDFKIAAALINYFQEPYGDSPYTEDFIEIINQNIQRPNRLFEYVEENNLNRQRVSFHRMTGNDPDIEHFPQLTIEELIKFSIGTYHVKLARSYCSEHLKAAGVYNMELYRHPTAIEGRNNNTLIRCRIHSRHVTTKIYYTYIMFDENVNGRNAITEYYCTCYHGKRTLGSCAHVISVVYYLGWARHRDHFDHPAMGMDYVLRDIEIQ